The region ggacaTGGATGGATACATtggattgatagatggacaaatggagGGACATGGATGGATACATtggattgatagatggacaaatggaggggatggacagatggacaaatGGAGGGACATGGATGATGGGATTCACAGATGGATCATTTGCTCACCTCAGTCCTGCAACTCGatctatttgtccatcttcCATCCATTTATTGAATAAGTTATAAATCACatgtttctttgtttacatTAGACTCTCACTGGATGGACTGGTAATGAGATTACAACCATTTCTAACAAACTTTATGGAAAGAGATCATATCAGTCTAAAATAAATCTTCCCTCATTTTGTACTATAGAATTACTTCGATTTATAATTGAAGCCAATATATGGATGTTTTTATCGCTAGCTCTAGCATTGTTTGTACCTCAAATTAAGTACGTTGTCAGTCCATTGGGGTCATTGGCtgctgtatttattttgtactaCCTGGTAAGAAAACTTTAATAATAGTAGTACAATATGTAAGTTATAAAAACTTTCTAAATGgtagatttaaaaatatgatattgatattgatgatgTAGTATGTAGTATGTTGTCTTTATATCCTAAGGGTATTGGAGGATAGgttcttctctttttctcttaGGAATGTGTCTATTAAAACTAAGTTTACAGGGCCACTTCTGCGGTAGATGGAAGAATATTTGTGCAGCTGTTTTTTCTTGTATCATGATAAcaattgggttttttatattaggtgataatttagtgtatgaTATAATGAAAGATTTTGGAAAGGCTTAACTGGTTATTATTTGTTCAATAAACATTCTAattctataatatataaattacctTATTAttgtctctatatatatgttttatttaatcatttttattatttatttattgttttatgaacaaataaaatttgactGTGTTGGTTGTCATTGCAGATCAACTTGAAGACATTAAATACAATCTGTATACTCAGTTTATGAATAGACTTGGAAGACAGCTttgtgttaattgtaaagtCTTTGCTTGTAATGACTGTTAGCTTAAAGCCTCCTTTTGTATTGTTGTTAAGGTGTTCTTCAAAGTCATCAAAGTCATATGAAAATACTTACCTCTTCTAAGAATCTTCCTCTTGTGTCAACTTAAACCTTATATGTACAGCAGCTGTGAATCAGATATCAGAACTCCCACGTGTCATCATTCTGTAGtatttattatagttaatattatttatttggttttctagtcccatactaatactttagtgtattatacaacctctatattgaggacacttgttctagtcccatactaatactttagtgtattatacaacctctatattgaggacacttgttctagtcccatactaatactttagtgtattatacaacctctatattgaggacacttgttctagtctcatactaatactataatgtattatacaacctctatattgaggactagtcccatactaatacttaaTGATATTCATTGATCAGCTGTGGCGATGTCAGCAAATTCCCACCTTAATACAGTTTGCTTACTGTGAAAGCACGATCGACATTATATTACCCACTTCTTTATCGTTACTCTTACTATAATGGGGACAAAACAAAGTGTAGAATCACCAAGATCAAGAAGACAAGAGATAGACGTATTGTCCAGACCTTCAGACCCGCCACTTCGCTCTCATACTACCAGAAGAAATACAGAAACGCTACATTCAAGGCTACCAGAGAGAAGTGATGACAATGCTCGTCTTTCCTCTTTATATGTACCACATCCATCATATCACAACCTTCGTCCCACCTCTCGCAACACTCACACATCATCTCCACCGCCATCCCCAAACCAAACCCGCCCCACTACCACGCCCACGAGATCGACCCTTCCACCCATCCCCTTTGATGCGGAAAGGGAGCAACGAATACTTGATATGGAATCTTTTTTATTAGAACTAGGACTTGACCTCCCCCCTCGTCCCAGTCGCCCCCCTCCTCTGTCTCGCACCTCACATTCTCACCAAAATGTACCCGAGGGAAATAGTATAGAAGATCTTAACAGAAGAAGACGTAGAAGAAGAGCGGAAAGTTCAACGGGATCCAGCCATCACCGATTAAATCGTGACGATCCATTAGAATTACTTAGACAACTCACAAGTAAGTATCCTTTAGACAAAGTCTGGTCTACTACTATATATGTGATAGTCATTTTTTATTCTATGGTTTTAAGATTTAGGGTTTAAAGTACGTCATTCTCAGCTGGGACTCTATATATAGTTTATTGACCTGAAAATTGTCTGTGTCATATATTTCCTGTGAAGTCATTATGATTAATTTGAATTAGCTTTAGaataatagaaaattaaaaGAAGTCGTGTTTGTTCCATCATAAAGATTACATCATTATTGACAGTCATATTACCCACCATAGCTATAATATCATGACATTTTGTTCAATTCTATAGCTCTCATTGCAGTGAGTTTAATTCCTTTTAAAGCCTCCTAATAAACAGTTTCACTATACACATTTCTTATGTACTAATTAactaacacattttaactatacACAATTACTTGACATACTGTCCTTGTCACTATTGAGTGTGATGAACACAGTAGAGAATAGCCTTCTTTATTTAGCAGCTGTGAACTTCTGTTTTACAAGGAAATGTACCAGTGTCTATActgtatattgttattgtctATCAGTAGAATATACTACTTGCTAAGTGACTTGTTATCGCCTCTATCATAGGCAAGACAGATTTCATTTTGTTACCAGTATATCTCAGTAATAGTCAGTATACTAGGTATACAGATACTAAATGGCTGCATAAGATCTATGTAGAACAGAATGTATTTACTAAACCACTTTTACTGGTATTaacttgtgggttttttagtgGAATAGATGCTGGCATTGATATATTATACACagactatatgtaatatactataatattaaGTTGTATTAAGTTGTTGTTATAAATAGTCAAACATGTCATGTTTGTTTACAATATGATGAATATTACATCAAGATGTGGTATGCAAGCAAACTGATTTATGACAGCTCTAAACTttactatatatacattgttgAGCTCATTTATTATAGCAACTATTTCATTTAACACAGGAAGACGTTGTCCTGTATGTTCCCAAGAGATACCTTCATTTGAGTATCAAAGTCACTTATCTACATGTGTTAAACCACACCCTACTATGCAATATAATGGTCAGTGTATATTAGTATAGTTCTTTAccttcttcctctctctctctctctctctctctctctctctctctctctctccctctccctttaTAAAGAGGACACATTAACTATGGATGCTGGAGAGTGTACAATATGCTTAGAAGATATGACATCAGGTATGTACTCAATTCTTCTAACAATATGGTATCTCCCTGCTCCCTTCAGGTGACGAGATTGCTAGATTGCCTTGTCTCTGTGTTTATCATATTAAGTGAGTGtatagtttaataataaatgctATAAACTGTAGTCTCATGACAACAATCTGTCTAAAGTAGTATCATATTTTATGTAGATGTATTGAAGAGTGGTTTAAAGTGAAGGAACTGTGCCCACAACATCCAGACTTAAAGATGCCATTGTCTTAAGTTGTGTCATAcgtcaataataattataaatataatattacttttgtctcttttattttataacaaattatcGAAAATTGTAATCAACTATTAATTGTCATATTAATTAAGGTACACACTACACTGTATAATAACATATCACATATCAGCTGTCATCAGTATTAATTTATAGATAGTTTCTttcccttttttattattaatatttgtatctaTTCTGTTATGTAATAATCTAGTGAACACACAGAAGGAAGGAACTTATGTTAAATTTTGTGGATAGTCaatctaaaattattaaaaggaAAATGAGGGGGGCAGCTTGTCTTATTAACTGAACTTTGAGGAGacacattcatatatatattactcaaTAAACAGACTATATTGATGTGTCCAGGTGTCTTTAATCTGTGCACAATTGTACGCAAACTTTTAAAGATATACAATTAATCATTTTCTATACgaaaatagatttaataatcaattaatttattgtGTTTGATTATTACTTATCTTCATTGTTATCATGCTTTGTTGATGCTGGATTTAATACTCCATAACTAACTTTGCATGGAACCCACTTATAAGAACCATATACCAAATAATATGTGAGATACCAACACATCAACGCAATGAGTAGACCTGAGATCTTCTCGAAAAATGTATGATAATATAATGATGTTActgttaccatgacaacatCAAGTATCATCTCCAACACAGCAACCATCTCCAAAAGTTTAACAACTATTCCAGTATTGCTGTGTATCCATGGTAACAGTCTCCTTTTCCAATCAGGTAACTTAGAGACATAGTGTTGCTCACTATTAAAAAAGTTACTATATGAATCCCAGGTATTAGATTGGACTGCCTTATATTCCTCAGTAATAACTAATACGCAATAAACAATGAGGAAAACATGGCCTGATATATCAATACCATCCCATATATTTCCTTGATTTACACATTGTGAATAATTGAATATCTCATCATTGGAACAGACTCCAGCGACTTTCCGAAACCAAAtgaataatgatgtcattatgtacCATATCACATGACCAGTGGCCACTCGTCCAAGTGACAAACCATACCCATAAAGTCTAATCCAGTGTATAAAATAGATGTGATAAAACACTACAGGTACGATACAGATTAATGTCCAACCCCATAACCATTTGACATAGTACTTATTAAGAATATTGTCAGTATCTTCAAAGAATTCTGATTGTGGTTTGATTGATGAGGGGACAATAGAACATATAAAGATAAGGATGACTAAAATAATAGCCTTTGTAGTTGCTGGAAAGTAGAGGATTGTATTGGTAAGTGCTTTATAGAGACTAGTAGTTCGTTCTCCTCGAGAAGCAGCCATTACGGAAATTTGCAATGCAAATAAGAGGGCGTGGCTGCTAGTAATAATCATCGCTTTAGTCTCGTGCCAGAATAATTTATAGGATTTTCAAAAAATGGCGTACAGTCCTGAAACAAACGACCAACTTCTCCCGCTTACCCAATTACTTTCCAATACTTCACCAGCCGCTCGTGCTGCAATGCATCGAAAGTACGTATTTATATAAACTATTggattgtttaaatattaacttGATCTAGCGTAATGACAATGCTTTTCTTTTCCTCAAGGAACAGCCAAGTGGAGTATTCTGAGGTTCAGCGTGTGACAACGTACGTTATGGGGGAAGACTACTCTCCGACCTACGCTAGGTATAATATGTGGCTCTGGATTAGGTGGTATTGCTGATGAACTAGAATCAGCACAAGTTATACCTTATCATGAAATAGATGGTTTCCCTGAATGTACTGGTGAGTTTTAAAGAAGTACTCATAATTGAATGGCACTATGGATACTAGGGCTGTAGTGTCCATGCTGAATGGGATTGATTAATGACTGTTTTGCCAGCCTGTTGGTTGTGATTTAACATCAACTGTGGTTTATTGTTGTAACTATCTTACTATCGTGCTATCCCATTATGAAATCATTTCTTTATTCCTCCTAGTCCCTGGTCACGCTGGTAATTTAGTGTTTGGTCTGTTATCAGGAGTACGTACCATCTGTATGCAAGGAAGACTGCATTTGTACGAGGGTCATCCTGCTTGGCTGGTGAGTTCTCCCCACCTTCTcctaacctctctctctctctctctcttgtagGTTACTATGCCAATTCGAATGATGAAGTTGTTAGGTGTTAAAACCTTGATTGTAACTAATGCAGCTGGTGGACTTAATGATACTTTTACTAGAGGAGATATCATGATTGTTAAAGATCATATTAACTTAGCAGGAATGGCTGGTTTGAATCCTCTAGTAGGACCAAATGAAGAGAAGTATGATAATCATTACCATTTATCAGTCATtaatccacccatccatcatcatcatccattcatccatccattcaccatctatcatcattcattcatccatccattcaccatctatccattcatcctttcattcatccatccattcaccatctattcatcattcattcatccatcaattcaccatccatccattcatcctttcattcaccatccattcatccatatagATTTGGTCCTCGTTTTCCTAACATGACTACAGCTTATGATCGAGACTTAAGAAAACTTGCCCGTGAGACGGCAATTGAACTTGGTTTCACAGATCATCTCAAAGAAGGTGTCTATCTTCATTTAAGTGGGCCAAACTATGAGACACCATCAGAGTCTAGATTTTTACGCATGTGTGGCGCTGATGCTGTGGGTATGAGTACAGCACCTGAAGTTGTTGTAGCAAGACATGCTGAGATGAAGATATTAGGTAGATTTGAATGGATGGTTGGCCAGAGAGATGGATGGACTAATGGGATAAGTAGATTGGACAATGAACAATTGAGTTAATATCTTAGGCATTTCCTTAATTACCAATATGGTAATTACTGAGAATGATTCTGATAAAACTCCTCCTGATCACAAGGAAGTGATGGAGACAGCGACTATGAGAGCTAAAAATCTTCAGTTGCTTGTTAAAACTATTGCCGGAAGATTACAAGACCAATAACTGTTaatataactattaatattttatgatatataataagtattattggtattttatttatttattactgtaatGAGTGTGAGAAAgacttaataaattattattatattgttattattgtttttactttCATTATTCAAAAATTGatgcataattaaaattttgttaaaaatagtcATGGTATGTTGTTATTAACATGATGTTATTttctgttaatttgttttacattgagTGTTGCTTTCAAAgtagttgttaaaaataataattaaagacaATTAACTAATTATAGTCTATTTTGTTAATAACTTATTATAATCTAGCTGTCATTCCTGCTATTATTATAGTATCACCAGTAATATAACTAGCATCATCTGAACAAAGAAAGGCAACTGCTCCAGAACAATCTTCAGGTTGACCTATtctaagagagagagacagagatagagagctgatattttacttcataaaaatataatcatatttacCTTTTTATCCACGTCCTATCCATTAATTCTTTCAAAACAGCTTCATTTCCCCATACCTGTGAAAATAACCAAAAAGGAATAGCACATGAAGACAACAACTAGTTAATAGATAAGACCTACATGATATACTTACAGGTTATAATAACAGGCAGAGGGGTAGGAATGAAGTgtaagttggggggggggagaggtttATATTTAGttgcattatattattaaagatCAAAAATGACCAAAAAAGTAATTCGTCTGTTGTTAAAGGAAACAAACTCTTTAGCTATTTCTAATAAGTTTATGTTATCAGTATGCAGtccttatatatatgtaacaacaTGACATCGTTTAGTTGTTCTTGGGTCATAGTACTTTGTAGGTAATTTTTAGTCAGTGTAGGTTGAAAAAGTGCATTCCACTGTAACAGAAGTCATTGGTATGGTTAGATACAGTCTAATTAGGTTATTCTGTACATAGACTTGAGTGCAaatcagggggggggggtcccccttccccccccctttcctaTCCCTATGATAACAGGGGCCTTACTGCTTCTCCAAATTTTGTCTTAATGACACCAGGAGCAATGCAATTTACTCTTATATTATCACGAGCAAGTTCTGAAGCAAGTGATCTTGTCAAAGCAACTAAAGCTGTTTTACTAACAGCATAAGCACTTCCCTAAAATGATAAGCAAGCCATTATTGTCAATAATATAGAGAACTTACTCCCATGTAAGCTAAACTTGAGGACACAAAGACAACAGATCCACTATACATGGGAGGAGatagaaaattaaataattaaacaattaaacagTGATTAAGAAAGAgattattttaaactaaatacaTAGAAACAGTTGCCAGGTAGCTATGAACAAAAACTAATAGTTCATTCCTAACATATTTGtctaaacaattaaatatttatgtaaactTATAAATGACTTACCCATTTTTCTTAAGATATGGATAAGCTTCTTGAACTAGTAGAGCAGCAGCTGATACATTGATTTTCAAATATCTGTAAAACTAAATCTCTAAAAAGTTATTCAATTACTGACCTTGGCCCATTTCTTTTCAGTTGTCTAATAAAACCATTAATAGTTagtgacataaaaaaaaatgtaattacttgAAGAGTTTTTCCAAAACTTGGGTTGACTCCAGCATTATCAACAAGAATATCAATTCGACCAAACTGTTTAATCGACTAATACCAATAAATAGTTGTTGTCTATTATCATAGATCTACCTCTCTTACCTCTTTTATTAATCTCTTTCTGTCCTCATCTTACCCACATGACAAATAATGCCTGAAACAGACTCAGTTCCATGCTGTTTTCGGAGTGACTCTACTGCCTTATCAACATTGGCCTGTTTACGACTACTAATTATTACTTTGGCACCATCATGTGCAAGACGATCAGCAATGGCATAACCAATTCTAATgggaaatgaaataaaaacatgactATTCTTTTGGAGCAATGTTCTATAAATagatttatttctatttttagaaacCCTAATGCTAAGTTGTCGTTGAGGTTATCATACTAATCTTACCCATCAGTAGCACCTGCCAACACAGCTACCTTGCCTTCAAATGGTAATTTCTTCAACTGATCTGTTTTAGCCATTTAATATTTCTACAACTCCACCCTCTACTTTTGAAAGTATATACGCGAGGTGGTTAATATTAATGAGGAAAAATCCTTAATCCATCcaccattcatttattaatttgtcatttcattaattattaaattccaTTATTCCACAGATCATCTCAAGATTGGAAGACCACTAactgttaatataattattattattttattatataaatcatTACTAagtattattgatattttatatatttattacagacTTAAtaagttgttattattgttttaatttcattattcaaAAATTGatgcataattaaaattttgctAAAAAATAGTCACTGGTATGTTGTTATTAACATgatgttattttttgttaatttgttttacattgagTGTTGCTTTCAAAgtagttgtttaaaaataataattaagacaATTAACTAATTATAGTCTATTTTGTTAATAACTTATTATAATCTAGCTGTCATTCCTGCTATT is a window of Gigantopelta aegis isolate Gae_Host unplaced genomic scaffold, Gae_host_genome ctg1056_pilon_pilon, whole genome shotgun sequence DNA encoding:
- the LOC121390884 gene encoding purine nucleoside phosphorylase-like, encoding MSTSTAEPLIVVDLETFGCVLRSESRTGLCRIEIYKDEDDVPRKNPSKIISVEQVSNLQTNLERKDITLCMFGETVTFGCTSRADLDDWTTLRPTLGIICGSGLGGIADELESAQVIPYHEIDGFPECTVPGHAGNLVFGLLSGVRTICMQGRLHLYEGHPAWLVTMPIRMMKLLGVKTLIVTNAAGGLNDTFTRGDIMIVKDHINLAGMAGLNPLVGPNEEKFGPRFPNMTTAYDRDLRKLARETAIELGFTDHLKEGVYLHLSGPNYETPSESRFLRMCGADAVGMSTAPEVVVARHAEMKILGISLITNMVITENDSDKTPPDHKEVMETATMRAKNLQLLVKTIAGRLQDQ